One genomic region from Quercus robur chromosome 4, dhQueRobu3.1, whole genome shotgun sequence encodes:
- the LOC126723096 gene encoding senescence-associated carboxylesterase 101-like, with the protein MTQTQFFSSGLELAKFVVNLDILQHAWTAITELCKETSQNEEPSSLVKFKVFELPNCTIIAFFTWPANSKDYVQGNGGGDFVSSSTLKKSFPVFNFLCPKDNQDFSINQPAFQLFSSNIFGVLPFLKSKIDNSKPLIITGNSLGGSVATLFTISLLEKFNFSTTKHPLCITFGSPLIGDESLQKTISKYAAWNSCFLHVVSDQDPVPRVLISGYKPFGTFLLCSELGCSCFEDPQTILELLMATYIGSPENQDPNKIFESYGTFVEHLNRKVLCKDTTDHESSIDWTTPPLRAGIITKLAAIGLVRSQPLQNIDINIIIAKTEKQEKTTAILNKQAFDPTRGLNEIKVYMAYLEQYKKLSKDEGIGYYDRYKLENRIGRTTTEMDLLKFKKALTFFWEEMVDQAEKRPQTVGHSLRTRSLFGGTNYRRMIEPLDIAEYYNKGLKDYINKGRYKQYIQLEQWLKETEKPSSVPNELKKQNVASSLTEDSCFWAHVEEALISCKLLRGEGSSDEEKDSTKKELVEFEKYVFDLMKNYTVSSEIFLPGSSFMKWWGEYREITGVSYSSSLTNLLRNDNNYKAYANGSLEFPLNFV; encoded by the exons ATGACCCAAACACAGTT CTTTAGCAGTGGGTTAGAGTTGGCAAAGTTTGTGGTGAACCTTGATATCCTACAACATGCATGGACTGCAATTACGGAGCTATGCAAAGAAACCAGTCAAAATGAAGAACCATCTTCCTTAGTGAAATTCAAAGTTTTTGAGCTACCAAACTGTACCATCATTGCTTTTTTCACTTGGCCTGCTAATAGCAAAGACTATGTTCAGGGAAATGGAGGAGGAGATTTTGTTTCATCATCAACTCTTAAGAAGTCTTTTCCTGTCTTCAATTTCCTGTGCCCCAAAGACAACCAAGATTTCTCCATTAACCAACCTGCATTtcagctttttagctccaaTATTTTTGGTGTGCTCCCTTTCTTGAAATCAAAg ATTGACAATTCCAAACCATTAATTATCACTGGAAACTCTCTGGGAGGATCTGTTGCCACTCTCTTCACCATATCACTActagaaaaattcaatttttcaacCACCAAACACCCACTTTGCATCACTTTTGGTTCACCCCTTATTGGTGATGAAAGCCTGCAGAAAACCATATCTAAATATGCAGCATGGAACTCTTGCTTTTTGCATGTGGTTTCTGACCAGGATCCAGTTCCTAGAGTCTTAATTAGTGGTTACAAGCCTTTTGGAACATTTCTCTTGTGTTCGGAGCTGGGTTGTTCTTGTTTTGAGGACCCCCAAACCATTTTGGAGTTGCTGATGGCAACCTATATAGGGAGTCCTGAAAATCAAGATCCTAATAAGATTTTTGAGTCCTATGGAACATTTGTGGAGCATCTCAATCGTAAGGTACTTTGCAAGGATACTACTGATCATGAGTCATCAATTGATTGGACTACACCACCATTACGGGCAGGCATTATTACAAAACTAGCAGCAATTGGACTGGTGCGATCACAG CCACTGCAGAACATTGATATCAACATTATCATTGCAAAGACAGAAAAACAGGAAAAAACGACGGCAATTTTAAACAAGCAAGCTTTTGATCCCACCAGGGGGTTGAATGAAATAAAAGTATATATGGCTTATCTAGAACAGTATAAGAAGTTGTCCAAAGACGAAGGAATTGGATACTATGATAGATATAAGCTTGAAAACCGTATTGGAAGGACTACGACTGAAATGGATttgttaaagtttaaaaaagctCTCacatttttttgggaagaaaTGGTTGATCAAGCAGAGAAAAGGCCCCAGACAGTGGGCCACTCCCTTCGTACCCGTTCACTCTTTGGGGGAACAAATTACCGAAGGATGATTGAGCCGCTAGACATAGCTGAATACTACAACAAGGGCCTAAAAGACTACATAAATAAAGGAAGGTATAAACAGTACATACAATTGGAGCAGTGGCTGAAAGAAACTGAGAAACCTTCAAGTGTTCCAAATGAATTGAAGAAACAGAATGTGGCGTCAAGTTTGACAGAGGATTCTTGCTTTTGGGCACATGTTGAGGAGGCTCTCATTTCATGCAAGTTGCTGAGAGGCGAAGGATCAAGTGATGAGGAGAAAGACTCTACAAAGAAAGAACTGGTTGAGTTTGAAAAGTATGTATttgatttgatgaaaaattACACAGTATCTTCTGAGATTTTCTTACCTGGGAGCAGCTTCATGAAATGGTGGGGAGAGTATAGAGAGATTACGGGAGTTTCTTATAGCTCTAGTCTCACTAACTTACTGAGGAATGACAACAATTACAAGGCATATGCTAATGGCTCCCTAGAGtttcctttaaattttgtatga
- the LOC126722235 gene encoding uncharacterized protein LOC126722235: MNCVSWNCRGLWNPRRVRELSELVKAKSPNLVFLMETKKKNSYLERLRCRLKFDNLFIVPRRNWGGGLALLWMDELNLHIQTFSPRHINAVINLVIDDAWCFTGFYRAPEVANLEDSWFVLRHLASQYNLLWVCIGDFNEIVKVEEKLGGAIRSEKKMQDFRDCQDFYGLKDLGFTGLPFTWCNMRFDGSLVWVRLDRVLATANWILKFPSIRLHHLQGLSSDHKPLWLASDDVNTRFYRPQKPFRFEAMWLKDDRCEEVVHSAWDMCRDGDTKDLLKAESDSMARRGGHARIKALTEEIHKVSAEMNEVLLKPFVEDDVKHTLKQMDANTAPGSDGLPPLFLQTCPRKVSDFRPISLSNVLYKLIAKVLANCLKPLLPNLILETQSTFLSECLITDNVLIAHETLHYLKEKRSGKMGYMALKLDMWKAYDRVEWVYVERIMEKIGFSPRWINLIAACIRTVTYSIMLNGQPFGWITPTSGLRQGDPLSPYLFLLVTEGLHALFEQAEGIGDIRGVSLCPTGPSVSHLLFADNSVVFCRATVSKCVKIQSILYQYEKASGQSINKGKTNIFFSSNTLSRTKEDVSTFLGVPVT; the protein is encoded by the exons ATGAATTGTGTTAGTTGGAACTGCCGTGGGCTTTGGAACCCACGACGAGTTCGAGAGCTTTCGGAACTAGTGAAAGCAAAGAGCCCAAACCtggtttttttaatggaaaccaAGAAAAAGAATTCTTATTTGGAAAGGTTGAGATGTAGGTTGAAGTTTGATAACTTATTCATTGTGCCAAGGAGAAATTGGGGTGGTGGCCTTGCTTTGCTTTGGATGGACGAGCTGAATCTGCACATTCAGACTTTCTCTCCTCGACACATCAACGCAGTGATTAATCTAGTAATTGATGACGCCTGGTGCTTCACGGGATTCTACAGAGCTCCTGAAGTTGCCAACCTGGAAGATTCTTGGTTTGTGCTCCGTCACCTAGCCTCACAGTACAATTTATTGTGGGTATGCATCggtgatttcaatgaaattgTGAAGGTCGAAGAGAAATTGGGAGGAGCAATTCGATCCGAGAAAAAAATGCAAGATTTCAGAGATTGTCAAGATTTCTATGGGCTTAAAGATTTGGGTTTCACGGGCTTACCCTTTACCTGGTGTAACATGAGGTTTGATGGCTCTTTAGTTTGGGTTCGGTTAGATAGAGTTTTAGCCACAGCTAACTGGATCCTGAAATTCCCCTCTATTCGTCTCCATCATCTACAAGGTTTGTCTTCTGATCATAAACCTTTGTGGTTAGCTTCGGATGATGTAAATACTCGGTTTTATAGACCCCAAAAACCTTTTCGGTTTGAAGCCATGTGGCTTAAAGATGACCGTTGTGAGGAGGTGGTTCACTCGGCTTGGGATATGTGCCGAGATGGGGACACC AAAGATCTTCTAAAGGCAGAAAGTGACTCTATGGCTAGGAGGGGTGGGCATGCTCGGATCAAAGCTCTCACTGAGGAGATTCATAAG GTGTCAGCGGAGATGAATGAGGTGTTGCTTAAGCCGTTTGTGGAGGATGATGTGAAGCACACACTAAAGCAAATGGACGCAAACACAGCCCCAGGATCGGATGGCTTACCACCACTTTTTCTACAAACA TGTCCTAGAAAAGTTTCGGATTTCAGACCAATTAGCTTGAGTAATGTCTTGTATAAGTTGATAGCTAAGGTCTTGGCAAATTGCTTGAAACCTCTTCTGCCTAATCTGATTTTGGAGACTCAGAGCACCTTCCTATCAGAGTGTCTCATTACAGATAATGTCCTCATAGCCCATGAGACACTGCATTACTTGAAAGAAAAGAGGTCAGGCAAAATGGGTTACATGGCTTTGAAGCTTGATATGTGGAAGGCTTATGACCGAGTTGAGTGGGTCTATGTAGAGAGGATTATGGAAAAGATTGGTTTTAGTCCAAGGTGGATTAATCTGATTGCTGCTTGTATTCGTACTGTTACTTATTCAATCATGCTTAATGGTCAACCATTTGGTTGGATTACTCCAACCAGTGGGCTACGTCAGGGTGATCCATTATCGCCTTATCTTTTCTTATTGGTAACGGAGGGCTTACACGCTCTTTTTGAACAAGCCGAGGGGATTGGAGACATTAGGGGAGTATCTTTGTGCCCTACTGGTCCAAGCGTATCCCATCTCTTATTTGCTGACAACAGTGTGGTGTTTTGTAGAGCTACAGTTTCTAAGTGTGTGAAGATCCAATCAATACTGTATCAATATGAGAAAGCTTCAGGCCAGTCCATCAATAAAGGAAAGACTAACATTTTCTTCAGCTCTAACACTCTATCTCGGACTAAAGAGGATGTTTCTACCTTCTTGGGTGTCCCTGTTACTTAA